The Thermodesulfobacteriota bacterium genome includes the window TGGATGTTGCGCATCTGAATGCCCTGCGGGCGCGATAACGCTGCACCACTTTACGGATGAGGAGATTGCGGCGAAGGTGGGGGCCCTGTTTAAATAATAAGGGTGGGGAAAAAGGACTAAATAATGAGAGCGCACAGCCATGTCTGAGAACTTTGAACCACGCATTGTAGCCTTTTGTTGCCAGTATTGTTCGTATTCGGCGGCAGATCTGGCAGGCTCTATGAGGCTTTCCTATCCACCCAATGTAAAGGTGGTGCTCGTCCCGTGTACAGGCCGTGTCGATCCGCTCCATATCCTGAGAACGATTGAGAATGGTGCGGATGGCGTCTGCGTGGCTGGTTGCCTGGAAGGAGACTGTCATTTTCTGGAGGGGAATTTCAAGGCCAAGAAGCGGGTGGCCTACGTGCAGAGAATTCTGAGCGAGGCCGGCGTAGAGGGCGCGCGGGTGAGGATGTTCAATATCGCGGCCTCGGATGGGCCGGGTTTTGCTGAGGCCGCCAGGATAATGACCGAGACGATCAGGGCGTTGGGTCCAAACCCCCTGTCGATAAAGACCGAGAAGATGTCTGAGGAGTTATAGGTGTCATAATGATTATCGCAGAACGGAAGCCGATTAAAGAATTGCTTGAAATGCTTGCCGGGCACGACCGGGTTCTCCTCGTGGGATGTAAGGGGTGCGTGACCGTGTGTAATGCGGGCGGGGTAAGAGAGGTCGGTGTACTGGCCTCAGCCCTCCGTATCGCCCGGAGGCGGCAGGGGAGACCGATCGAGATTGATGAAATGACGCTGGACCGGCAGTGTGAGCCGGAGTTTATCTCCTGGCTGGAGGAACCCTTGCGGGAAAATGGCTATACAGCGGTTATGTCTGCGGCCTGCAGTGTAGGACCGCAATACATAGCGGAACGGTTTGACAATGTGGCCGTTATGCCGGCATTGAACACCAAGTTCATCGGGGGAACGCTTGAGCACGGGGTCTGGGCCGAGTTTTGCCGGGCGTGTGGTAATTGCGGGATACACAATTTTGGAGGCCTATGCCCTATTACCCGGTGTTCCAAGGGACTCTTACATGGTCCGTGCGCGGGATCGTCGGGGGGTAAATGTGAGGTGCGCCCGGAAGTAGATTGCATATGGCATCTCATTTATACGCGCATGAAGAATCTCGGCCAGGTCGATAAACTCAAGGCCCTGAAACCGGCCAAGAACTGGTCCGGCTACTGGAGCGGTGGCGTGCGCAGGGTTGTGCGGGAGGACTTAACTCTATGAAGGCAGGAAGCAACCTCGAAAGGCTCTTGAAAAGCGGTCAATTTACGATCACTGCCGAATTTGTCCCGCCCGCGACGGGAGACCGGGGGTTAATTGAACGGCAGGCCCGTTACTTTAAAGGTCATGTGGATGCCGTAAGCGTGGCGGACAATATGGGCGCCGTGGTAGGTACGGCGAGCTGTGCGGTATCCAAGGCGCTCCTGGACCTGGGTCTGGAACCGATCATGTCTTTGGTCACACGTGACCGGAACCGCATCGCCCTGCAAAGTGACCTCTTGGGGGCCTCGCTCCTGGGCATTCGAAATGTCTTCTGTACCACCGGCGACCATCAGAAATTTGGAGATCACCCTGAGGCCCTGAACGTCTATGATATCGACTCCGTGCAACTCGTGAATGCGGTGAGAGGACTGTCCGACAGCGGGAAACTGCTGGGAGGGGCGGTGTGTGATAAGGCGGGGTCATTCTTCGTAGGCGCGGCAGCCAACCCGTTCGGTGATCCGGCCGATCTTATGATCCTCCGCCTGGGTCAAAAAGTGAGGGCTGGAGCGGATTTTATTCAGTCCCAACCTGTTTTTGATCTGGAGAAGTTCGGGCATTGGGTGCAACTGGCGAGAGAAGAAGGCCTTATTGAAAAGTGCTTCATCCTGGCTACGGTAATGCCGCTTCGGTCGGCGCGTGAAGCGCGGGCAATCAATGAGAGAAGACGGGGTATCGAGGTCTCTAAAGAAATTATTGCCCGGCTGGAAGGCGTGCCGGAGCCGGAGCAGGCGCGGGAAGGGCTTAGAATCTGTGCCGAGCAGATTCAGGCCCTCAAAGAGATGAAAGGTGTTCAGGGTGTTCATATCATGAGTGCGGGGCGGGAAGAGGTGATCCCTGAACTAATTAAGGAAAGCGGCCTGGAGACGGCACGAGCAAGGGACTAGCCGTACCGGGAACATTTAGCCGGCGGGAGGATTTTTACCGGATGTCTCAACCAATTGTCATAGGAAAACGTAAATCCAGATTCAAGGAACTGGCGCAGGCCGCGATCCCTGGAGGGGGCAACCTGGATCTCTGCCTCACTTGCAGTTCTTGTGTCAATGGGTGCCCGGCCTCAGGCATCAGCGATATGGACCCCAGGAAGTTCCTGAGGATGGTGCTCCTCGGACTGGACGAAGAGGTTCTCCAGACTCCCTGGATCTGGTGGTGTTCTATGTGCCAGAGGTGCAGGCGTGCCTGTCCCATGGGCGTGGATATTGGAGCGTTGGTGTTCATGGCCCGTCAGCAATGGTCGCGGGAAAATACACCAAAAGGGATTCAGAAGTCATGTGACTTGCACCTCGAGTTTGGTAACAGCACGGGAATTCGCAGGGAAGATTGGGTTTCACTTTGTGCGGAGCTGGCTGAGGAGACCAGACAGCAGGAAGAGGACTGGAAGGATTTGCCGGCTCCCATGGATAAAAAAGGGGCTGGGTATTATCTCAACCAGAACGCCAAAGAACCCACTGTCGAACCTGAGGAGATGATACCCTTGTGGAAGATACTCCATGAGGTGGGCATTGATTGGACGTATTCATCCGAACAATGGGATGCCGTGAATTACTGTATGTTTTCCGGGGATGACCGGGACTGG containing:
- a CDS encoding hydrogenase iron-sulfur subunit encodes the protein MSENFEPRIVAFCCQYCSYSAADLAGSMRLSYPPNVKVVLVPCTGRVDPLHILRTIENGADGVCVAGCLEGDCHFLEGNFKAKKRVAYVQRILSEAGVEGARVRMFNIAASDGPGFAEAARIMTETIRALGPNPLSIKTEKMSEEL
- a CDS encoding methylenetetrahydrofolate reductase C-terminal domain-containing protein: MIIAERKPIKELLEMLAGHDRVLLVGCKGCVTVCNAGGVREVGVLASALRIARRRQGRPIEIDEMTLDRQCEPEFISWLEEPLRENGYTAVMSAACSVGPQYIAERFDNVAVMPALNTKFIGGTLEHGVWAEFCRACGNCGIHNFGGLCPITRCSKGLLHGPCAGSSGGKCEVRPEVDCIWHLIYTRMKNLGQVDKLKALKPAKNWSGYWSGGVRRVVREDLTL
- a CDS encoding methylenetetrahydrofolate reductase; this translates as MKAGSNLERLLKSGQFTITAEFVPPATGDRGLIERQARYFKGHVDAVSVADNMGAVVGTASCAVSKALLDLGLEPIMSLVTRDRNRIALQSDLLGASLLGIRNVFCTTGDHQKFGDHPEALNVYDIDSVQLVNAVRGLSDSGKLLGGAVCDKAGSFFVGAAANPFGDPADLMILRLGQKVRAGADFIQSQPVFDLEKFGHWVQLAREEGLIEKCFILATVMPLRSAREARAINERRRGIEVSKEIIARLEGVPEPEQAREGLRICAEQIQALKEMKGVQGVHIMSAGREEVIPELIKESGLETARARD
- a CDS encoding 4Fe-4S dicluster domain-containing protein — protein: MSQPIVIGKRKSRFKELAQAAIPGGGNLDLCLTCSSCVNGCPASGISDMDPRKFLRMVLLGLDEEVLQTPWIWWCSMCQRCRRACPMGVDIGALVFMARQQWSRENTPKGIQKSCDLHLEFGNSTGIRREDWVSLCAELAEETRQQEEDWKDLPAPMDKKGAGYYLNQNAKEPTVEPEEMIPLWKILHEVGIDWTYSSEQWDAVNYCMFSGDDRDWEAVVRRQSEIVNDLGCKTLINTE